One window of Globicephala melas chromosome 5, mGloMel1.2, whole genome shotgun sequence genomic DNA carries:
- the LOC132597345 gene encoding guanine nucleotide exchange factor subunit RIC1-like, with translation HPSIHPSIYPSIHPSIYPSIHPSIYPSIHPPIHPSIHPHIHPPIHPPIHPSTHPSIHPSIHPSIHPSIHPSIHPSIHPSSIHPSTHRSTIHPSIHPSIYPSTHPSLHPPIHPPIHPPIHPPIHPSIHPPTHPSIHPSIHPSTHPSIHPPIHPSTHPPIHPSTHPSIHPSIHPPTHPPIHPSIHLPIHPSTHPSIHSSIHPPIHPSTHPPIHPQ, from the exons catccatccatccatccatccatctatccatccatccacccatccatctatccatccatccacccatccatctatccatccatccacccacccatccatccatccatccacccacacatccatccacccatccatccacccatccatccatctacccacccatccatccacccatccatccacccatccatccacccatctatccacccatccatccatccatccatccatccatcatcaattcacccatccacccacaGATCCactatccatccgtccatccatccatccatctatccatccacccatccatccctccatccacccatccatccacccatccatccacccatccatccacccatccatccatccatccatccacccacccatccatccat ccatccatccatccacccatccacccatccatccatccatccacccatccatccatccacccacccacccatccatccatccacccatccatccatccacccatccatccatccacccacccatccacccatccatccatccatccatctacccatccatccatctacccatccatccatccactcatccatccatccacccatccatccatccactcacccacccatccacccacag